The following are encoded together in the Bacteroidales bacterium MB20-C3-3 genome:
- a CDS encoding OmpA family protein — MKRLVFILVIILFALSDANAQGWVNSLGNKVKEKAKEKVEQKVEEKTEEVVEKGFETVEKGVKKKKGVKNEEEEEGVSEEGEQADERSAEKRSENRSVAPQQKKALESFTQYDFIPGDKILFYEDFSQDAIGDFPALWTSNGSGEVKTVSVSEGKWLHLNGEDAVYCYMRKIDFPGNFIIEFDMIPDKEYSLDGIKFTIYEDQSDNTERADDDLYPGFAGIHIFPGSDKWSTLGYRDTDDWLTAEASKNPVVLEESNHIIIWVQNRRVRIYHAGAKVLDAPTNIYPGVKFNRIRFSGWDRNSHPYISNIKITTAAPDMRSKLLTEGKIVSYGIYFDSGKDVVKSESYGSVKEIAAVLNENPDVKIKIVGHTDSDGNDALNLDLSKRRAAAVKRYLEKEFGIAPERLQTDGMGEQQPVASNDKPENKAKNRRVEFIKL, encoded by the coding sequence ATGAAAAGATTAGTATTTATTCTGGTTATTATCCTGTTTGCTCTTAGTGATGCAAACGCACAAGGATGGGTTAATTCACTGGGTAACAAAGTAAAAGAAAAGGCTAAAGAGAAAGTTGAGCAGAAGGTGGAGGAGAAGACAGAGGAGGTTGTTGAGAAGGGTTTTGAGACTGTGGAGAAGGGGGTTAAAAAGAAAAAGGGTGTGAAAAACGAGGAGGAGGAAGAGGGTGTCAGCGAGGAGGGGGAGCAGGCCGATGAGAGATCGGCAGAGAAGAGAAGCGAAAACAGGAGCGTTGCTCCTCAACAGAAAAAGGCTCTTGAATCCTTCACCCAGTATGACTTTATCCCGGGAGACAAAATCCTTTTTTATGAGGATTTCTCGCAGGATGCTATTGGGGATTTTCCGGCTCTCTGGACATCAAATGGAAGCGGAGAGGTTAAGACAGTTAGCGTTTCTGAGGGTAAATGGCTGCATCTCAACGGAGAAGACGCTGTTTACTGTTATATGAGGAAAATTGATTTTCCTGGTAATTTTATAATTGAATTTGATATGATTCCGGACAAGGAGTATTCACTGGACGGAATAAAATTCACGATATACGAGGACCAGTCAGACAATACTGAAAGGGCAGATGATGATTTATACCCTGGCTTTGCCGGCATTCATATATTTCCGGGAAGTGATAAATGGTCAACTCTTGGTTACAGAGATACAGATGACTGGCTAACAGCCGAAGCCAGTAAAAACCCTGTTGTTCTTGAGGAGAGCAACCATATTATTATATGGGTTCAGAACAGAAGGGTTAGAATTTATCATGCAGGTGCAAAGGTCCTTGACGCTCCTACAAACATATATCCGGGAGTTAAATTCAACAGAATCCGCTTCTCCGGATGGGACAGAAACAGCCATCCGTACATTTCCAATATAAAAATCACTACAGCAGCACCAGATATGAGGAGCAAGCTGCTTACAGAGGGTAAGATTGTATCCTACGGAATATATTTTGATTCCGGAAAAGATGTGGTGAAGTCTGAATCTTATGGATCTGTTAAGGAGATTGCTGCAGTTCTTAATGAAAACCCAGATGTTAAAATAAAGATAGTTGGTCATACAGACAGCGATGGCAATGATGCCCTGAATCTTGATCTTTCAAAAAGAAGAGCCGCAGCAGTAAAGAGATACCTTGAGAAAGAGTTTGGAATAGCTCCTGAGAGGTTACAGACTGATGGAATGGGAGAGCAGCAGCCTGTTGCATCCAACGACAAACCTGAAAACAAGGCTAAAAACAGAAGGGTAGAATTCATTAAACTATAG
- a CDS encoding lipid-A-disaccharide synthase N-terminal domain-containing protein, with protein sequence MLLYAIGLTAQLFFGARTLFQWVMSERARKSLSPSIYWILSMVASWLFFIYGWMREDFAIILGQVVSYYIYIWNLDSKGIWRKIPVELRVLLAGTPPAAIILASGDAATFITTFLQNESVPIWLLIFGTAGQLIFTLRFVYQLIYSYRKRESLLPLGFWIISVSGSAVIIAYGIIRRDPILLLGQVPGIITYLRNIALHKKYYGAGGQVDL encoded by the coding sequence ATGCTTCTATATGCGATAGGTCTTACGGCTCAGCTCTTTTTTGGGGCCAGGACTCTCTTTCAGTGGGTTATGTCAGAGAGAGCCAGAAAAAGCCTCTCCCCGTCCATTTACTGGATTCTGAGTATGGTTGCCTCTTGGCTCTTCTTTATATACGGATGGATGAGGGAGGATTTTGCAATTATCCTTGGTCAGGTTGTCTCTTACTACATATATATATGGAATCTTGACTCCAAGGGGATCTGGAGAAAGATACCTGTTGAACTCAGAGTTCTCCTGGCCGGTACTCCCCCTGCCGCAATTATTCTTGCTTCAGGTGATGCAGCTACCTTTATCACCACATTCCTGCAGAACGAAAGTGTTCCAATATGGTTGCTGATTTTTGGAACAGCCGGTCAGCTTATTTTTACCTTAAGATTTGTATATCAGCTGATTTATTCATATCGTAAAAGAGAGTCGCTTCTCCCGCTTGGCTTCTGGATTATAAGTGTATCAGGCTCGGCGGTAATAATTGCTTACGGAATAATAAGGAGAGACCCTATTCTTCTCCTGGGACAAGTTCCGGGTATAATAACATATTTAAGAAATATTGCATTACATAAAAAATATTATGGAGCAGGCGGGCAGGTGGATTTATAA
- a CDS encoding GH92 family glycosyl hydrolase — protein sequence MKKFLSMVTAFALLLMLIPLSGKSFNESKSDKDFAKFVNPFVGTDFHGHTFPGATYPFGMVQLSPDTRLTGWDGCSGYHYSDNAIYGFSHTHLSGTGVADYCDILLMPVSGYNGEEIINEEYKSPFQKSSEKASPGYYEVFLDKWGVKAELTAGRRVGFHKYSYKPGSSREVVLDLAHRDPLIEWNVEISGTNALKGYRRSRSWAADQVVYFYMEFSEPFSKVKMREMKRKVLVQFAEGSNPGTSNGVNPLMVKVGISSVSTNNAKLNLEAECKGWDFEGLRRGTQRAWNDFLGKIEVESENEEHIKTFYTALYHTAIAPNLLSDVNGEYRGMDRKIHKAEGYEHYTVFSLWDTYRTLHPLMTIIERERTSHFIQSMLAMFRQGGKLPIWELAGNETNCMIGYHSVSVITDAAIKGIGGFDKREALNAMVESSRKDEYGIREYMKQGFVPADLEHESVSKTLEYAYDDWCIARMAKELGEQGIYAEYTKRAQSWKNIFDPQTGFMRPRVNGGWLTPFDPSEVNVHFTEANSWQYSFYVPQDIEGHIERLGGERAYIERLDALFSAPQQTTGRTQVDITGLIGQYAHGNEPSHHIAYLYNYAGAPWKTQQMVRRIMEELYTSAPDGLSGNEDCGQMSAWYVMSALGFYPVTPGDPIYAVGSPLFKSAKINLESGKVFTVKTEGELNNADKNIYVNALKLNGKNYTKSYITHKYIENGGELIFETSATPSYTFGVEKDDRPVSRMAATGPGIEIEEIPLVPWFEVSEYIFKDSSVVKLVGRGEGERLFWRVVSDKFSEYSIPVILKESAVLEAYSVNSAGRRSPSVTCSLRKVNSEWKITLLSKYNRQYNAGGDEGLIDGVRGTENFRLGGWQGYQNTDFTAVIDLGREQKISKVGAGFLQDARSWIWMPRYVDFFISDDGVNFKPLGRVENSIGEQDWKLQIQDLVLDLTKAGETGTPGATGTPGTPISARYIKIFAKNYGTIPDEGWHEGAGGEGFIFIDEVLVVTEKPHHAL from the coding sequence ATGAAAAAATTTCTCTCAATGGTAACTGCATTTGCTTTACTGCTAATGCTTATTCCTCTGTCCGGAAAATCATTTAACGAGTCAAAGTCTGATAAAGATTTTGCAAAATTTGTTAATCCCTTTGTAGGGACTGATTTTCACGGCCACACATTCCCCGGAGCCACCTACCCTTTTGGTATGGTTCAGCTGAGTCCAGATACCAGGCTCACCGGATGGGACGGATGTTCGGGCTATCACTATTCAGACAATGCAATTTATGGCTTTAGCCATACCCACCTAAGCGGAACAGGGGTGGCAGATTATTGCGATATTTTACTAATGCCTGTCAGCGGTTACAACGGAGAGGAGATTATTAACGAGGAGTATAAATCTCCATTTCAAAAGAGCAGCGAAAAGGCATCTCCCGGCTATTATGAGGTATTTCTGGATAAATGGGGGGTAAAGGCGGAGTTGACAGCAGGAAGGAGAGTAGGCTTTCATAAATACTCATACAAACCGGGGAGCAGCAGAGAGGTGGTGTTGGATCTTGCCCACAGAGATCCTCTTATTGAGTGGAATGTGGAGATATCCGGCACAAATGCACTTAAGGGTTACAGGCGTTCCCGCTCGTGGGCGGCAGACCAGGTGGTCTATTTCTATATGGAGTTTTCTGAACCATTTTCAAAGGTGAAGATGCGTGAGATGAAGCGTAAAGTGCTGGTGCAATTTGCTGAGGGTTCAAACCCGGGGACCTCAAATGGTGTCAATCCCCTGATGGTGAAAGTAGGTATCTCATCGGTCTCAACAAATAATGCAAAATTAAACCTGGAGGCGGAGTGCAAAGGATGGGATTTTGAGGGGCTGAGAAGGGGAACCCAGAGGGCGTGGAACGATTTTTTGGGAAAAATTGAGGTGGAGAGCGAAAACGAGGAGCATATCAAAACTTTCTATACTGCACTTTACCATACTGCGATTGCACCCAATCTGCTCTCAGATGTTAACGGTGAATACAGGGGGATGGACAGGAAGATTCACAAGGCCGAGGGGTATGAGCACTATACTGTATTCTCTCTGTGGGACACATACAGGACACTTCATCCTCTTATGACAATAATTGAAAGAGAGCGGACTTCTCATTTCATTCAGTCTATGCTGGCGATGTTCAGACAGGGGGGCAAATTACCCATCTGGGAGCTGGCAGGTAATGAGACCAACTGTATGATAGGATACCATTCTGTCTCGGTTATTACTGATGCTGCTATTAAGGGTATTGGCGGTTTTGATAAAAGGGAGGCTCTGAATGCTATGGTTGAGAGCTCCAGAAAAGATGAATACGGAATCAGGGAGTACATGAAACAGGGATTTGTGCCGGCTGACCTGGAGCATGAATCGGTCTCAAAGACACTTGAATATGCATACGACGACTGGTGTATTGCCCGGATGGCTAAGGAGCTTGGCGAACAGGGAATCTATGCCGAGTACACAAAGAGGGCGCAATCCTGGAAAAACATTTTTGATCCGCAGACCGGGTTTATGAGGCCGAGGGTAAATGGTGGCTGGCTTACACCTTTTGACCCCTCAGAGGTGAACGTCCATTTTACCGAGGCGAACTCCTGGCAGTACAGTTTCTATGTGCCCCAGGATATTGAGGGTCATATTGAGAGGCTGGGCGGAGAGAGGGCCTATATTGAGAGATTGGACGCACTATTTTCAGCTCCTCAGCAGACAACTGGCAGGACTCAGGTGGATATAACCGGACTCATCGGGCAGTATGCCCACGGAAATGAACCGAGCCACCATATCGCCTACCTTTACAATTATGCCGGAGCACCATGGAAAACTCAGCAGATGGTGAGGCGGATAATGGAGGAACTATACACATCGGCACCGGATGGCCTGAGCGGAAACGAGGACTGTGGCCAGATGAGTGCCTGGTATGTGATGAGTGCACTCGGATTTTATCCTGTAACTCCGGGAGATCCCATTTACGCTGTAGGGTCACCACTGTTTAAAAGTGCAAAGATAAATCTGGAGAGTGGTAAAGTTTTTACTGTAAAGACTGAAGGGGAACTCAACAACGCGGACAAAAACATATATGTAAATGCACTTAAGTTGAACGGCAAAAACTACACTAAGAGCTATATAACTCACAAATACATTGAAAATGGCGGCGAACTGATTTTTGAAACCTCTGCCACTCCATCTTATACTTTTGGAGTTGAGAAAGATGACAGGCCTGTATCAAGGATGGCGGCAACCGGCCCTGGAATTGAGATTGAAGAGATTCCCCTTGTTCCCTGGTTTGAAGTATCTGAGTACATCTTTAAAGATTCAAGCGTTGTAAAACTTGTGGGCAGAGGAGAGGGTGAGAGGCTGTTCTGGAGGGTGGTTTCTGATAAATTTTCAGAGTACTCAATTCCTGTTATCCTAAAAGAGAGTGCAGTGCTTGAGGCATACTCCGTGAATAGTGCAGGTAGGCGAAGCCCATCCGTAACCTGCTCATTAAGAAAGGTAAACAGCGAATGGAAAATAACCCTCCTCTCAAAATACAACAGGCAATACAATGCGGGGGGAGACGAGGGGCTTATTGATGGGGTTCGCGGTACAGAAAACTTCAGGCTTGGCGGATGGCAAGGGTATCAGAATACAGATTTTACTGCTGTCATTGACCTTGGTCGTGAGCAGAAGATATCAAAAGTGGGCGCCGGCTTCCTTCAGGATGCCCGCTCCTGGATATGGATGCCAAGGTATGTTGATTTCTTTATCTCAGATGATGGTGTAAATTTTAAACCTCTAGGGCGGGTTGAGAATAGTATTGGTGAGCAGGACTGGAAGCTGCAGATTCAGGATCTGGTGCTTGACTTAACCAAAGCCGGAGAGACGGGCACTCCAGGCGCTACTGGTACTCCTGGTACTCCTATTTCCGCACGATATATTAAGATCTTTGCCAAGAACTATGGAACCATCCCGGATGAGGGGTGGCACGAAGGTGCAGGAGGTGAGGGTTTTATCTTTATTGATGAGGTACTTGTGGTGACAGAGAAACCTCATCATGCTTTATAA
- a CDS encoding NAD-dependent epimerase/dehydratase family protein yields the protein MKILVTGSAGFIGFHTALKFISSGHDVVGIDNLNHYYDIRLKYARGAECGFSKEMLECGEIVQSKIYPNLRFEKMDISERERLERLFSTEKFDLVCNFAAQAGVRYSLENPFSYINSNIEGFLSVLEACRKYPVKHLIYASSSSVYGMNSEVPFRETDRTDSPVSLYAATKKANELMAHSYSSLYGIPATGLRFFTVYGPWGRPDMAPMLFMKAAAEGKIIKVFNNGELYRDFTYIDDIVTGISAVAESEPKAPHSIYNIGNSTPVSLPDFINAIESCMGKSIEKEYVEMQPGDVYKTYADTSALERDFGYSPSTPLLKGISSLYRWYISNPSLF from the coding sequence ATGAAGATCCTTGTAACCGGTTCGGCCGGATTCATCGGGTTTCATACAGCCCTGAAATTCATATCATCCGGTCACGATGTTGTTGGTATAGATAACCTTAACCACTATTATGACATCCGTCTTAAATATGCAAGAGGGGCTGAGTGCGGTTTTTCAAAAGAGATGTTGGAGTGTGGTGAAATAGTTCAGAGCAAAATTTATCCTAACCTGAGGTTTGAAAAGATGGATATATCTGAAAGGGAGAGGCTGGAGAGGTTGTTCAGTACCGAGAAGTTTGATTTGGTATGCAATTTTGCAGCACAGGCAGGTGTCAGATACTCTTTAGAAAATCCATTCTCATATATAAATTCAAATATTGAAGGCTTTTTATCTGTACTTGAGGCATGCAGAAAGTATCCCGTAAAACATCTGATTTATGCCAGTTCAAGCAGCGTTTACGGAATGAACAGTGAAGTCCCTTTTCGCGAAACAGACAGGACCGACTCTCCTGTAAGCCTTTATGCTGCGACAAAAAAGGCAAATGAGTTAATGGCTCACTCCTACTCCTCTCTCTACGGAATTCCTGCTACAGGATTGAGATTCTTCACCGTTTACGGCCCCTGGGGGAGGCCGGATATGGCTCCAATGCTATTTATGAAGGCTGCCGCAGAGGGGAAAATAATTAAGGTATTTAATAACGGCGAGCTGTACAGAGATTTCACATATATAGACGATATTGTAACCGGGATTTCTGCAGTTGCTGAGTCTGAACCAAAGGCTCCTCACTCAATTTATAACATAGGCAACAGTACCCCTGTTTCTCTTCCTGATTTTATTAACGCGATTGAATCTTGTATGGGCAAGAGTATAGAAAAGGAGTATGTTGAGATGCAGCCTGGAGATGTATACAAAACATATGCGGACACATCTGCTCTTGAGCGTGATTTTGGGTACTCTCCATCAACTCCCCTTCTGAAAGGGATATCCAGTCTCTATAGATGGTATATCTCCAACCCCTCTCTATTCTAA